A single genomic interval of Campylobacterota bacterium harbors:
- a CDS encoding UDP-N-acetylglucosamine--N-acetylmuramyl-(pentapeptide) pyrophosphoryl-undecaprenol N-acetylglucosamine transferase — MNIIFTGGGTGGHLVIALSLAEAAKSRGHRVMFIGSTSGQDRQWFSESTLFEEAHFLETTGVVNKKGLGKLGALWKVFKALLASRRLIRSFGADAVVSVGGFSAAPAALASVMTKTPLYIHEQNAVTGKLNTILRPYAKRFFSSYEEGENHCDYPVNPVYFENARVRDRVKTIIFLGGSQGAKFINDLALEIAPWLSSGGIAIIHQCGAKEEERVRAAYREMGIDAEVYGFTTKIAELIARSDFAVSRSGASTLWELCAARVPTFFIPFPFAAADHQFHNAQYILKYDCGWCERQGEELSLKLQEAILSDIRPKSERLGNLIAPSGAVHIIEAIEKGNNAG; from the coding sequence ATGAATATTATTTTTACCGGCGGCGGGACGGGAGGGCACCTCGTCATCGCATTGTCGCTGGCCGAAGCGGCCAAATCCAGGGGGCACCGCGTCATGTTCATCGGTTCGACGTCGGGACAGGACCGTCAGTGGTTCAGCGAAAGCACGCTGTTTGAAGAGGCCCATTTTCTTGAAACGACGGGAGTCGTAAACAAAAAAGGGCTCGGAAAACTGGGGGCACTGTGGAAGGTTTTCAAGGCGCTTCTGGCATCGCGCCGGCTGATCCGTTCTTTCGGTGCGGATGCGGTGGTGAGCGTCGGGGGGTTTTCGGCGGCTCCGGCCGCATTGGCGAGCGTGATGACGAAAACACCCCTCTATATCCATGAGCAAAACGCCGTAACTGGTAAGCTCAACACGATTCTTCGCCCCTATGCGAAACGGTTTTTCAGCTCGTACGAAGAGGGGGAAAATCATTGCGATTATCCGGTCAACCCCGTCTATTTCGAAAACGCGCGGGTGCGCGACCGGGTCAAAACGATCATTTTCCTGGGGGGATCGCAAGGGGCCAAGTTCATCAACGATCTCGCCCTTGAAATCGCTCCGTGGCTCTCAAGCGGGGGGATCGCCATTATCCACCAGTGCGGCGCCAAGGAAGAAGAGAGGGTTCGCGCCGCCTACCGCGAAATGGGGATCGACGCCGAAGTCTACGGGTTTACGACCAAGATCGCCGAACTGATCGCACGGAGCGATTTCGCGGTGAGCCGTTCGGGGGCCAGTACTTTGTGGGAGCTTTGCGCGGCGCGGGTTCCGACGTTTTTCATCCCATTCCCGTTCGCGGCGGCGGATCATCAGTTTCATAATGCGCAGTATATTCTCAAATACGATTGCGGCTGGTGCGAGCGACAGGGGGAGGAACTCTCCCTGAAGCTTCAAGAAGCGATACTGAGCGATATCCGCCCCAAAAGCGAACGGCTGGGGAACCTGATCGCCCCATCCGGAGCGGTGCATATCATCGAAGCGATCGAAAAGGGGAACAATGCTGGCTGA
- a CDS encoding DedA family protein yields MLAEMTQWLVDTVAGMGYVGIVALMAVESSFIPFPSEVVMIPAGYLASQGKMDLWLVILSGLAGSMIGAYVNYFGALWVGRPFLERHGRYFFISLATLAKMDRFFERHGVISTFIGRLIPGVRQLISVPAGLARMNLPLFSAYTALGAGIWGTILAVLGYMIGGNEALIELYLREITLALVVGAASVVAGYLWFMKKEVEEDVKAG; encoded by the coding sequence ATGCTGGCTGAAATGACGCAATGGCTGGTCGATACGGTGGCGGGGATGGGATACGTAGGAATCGTCGCCCTGATGGCGGTAGAGAGTTCGTTTATCCCTTTTCCCAGTGAAGTGGTGATGATCCCCGCGGGATACCTTGCCTCACAGGGGAAAATGGACCTGTGGCTGGTCATTCTGTCGGGGCTGGCGGGATCGATGATCGGCGCTTACGTCAACTATTTCGGGGCTCTGTGGGTCGGGCGCCCTTTCCTCGAGCGGCACGGGCGTTATTTCTTTATCTCCCTCGCCACCCTGGCGAAAATGGACCGTTTTTTCGAGCGGCACGGGGTCATTTCGACGTTCATCGGGCGGCTGATTCCCGGCGTGAGACAACTTATCTCGGTTCCGGCCGGACTGGCGCGGATGAATCTGCCGCTTTTTAGCGCGTACACGGCGCTGGGTGCGGGGATATGGGGAACGATTCTCGCGGTTTTAGGATACATGATCGGCGGTAACGAGGCCTTGATCGAGTTGTATCTGCGCGAAATTACGCTGGCTCTCGTCGTCGGTGCCGCTTCGGTCGTGGCCGGATACCTGTGGTTTATGAAAAAAGAGGTCGAGGAAGACGTTAAAGCCGGGTGA